In Sulfitobacter sp. M39, the following proteins share a genomic window:
- the rpoC gene encoding DNA-directed RNA polymerase subunit beta' codes for MNQELTNNPFNPVAPMKTFDEIKVSLASPERILSWSFGEIKKPETINYRTFKPERDGLFCARIFGPIKDYECLCGKYKRMKYRGVVCEKCGVEVTLQKVRRERMGHIELASPVAHIWFLKSLPSRIGLMLDMTLRDLERVLYFENYVVIEPGLTDLTYGQMMTEEEYMDAQDAYGMDAFTANIGAEAIREMLAAIDLEAEADQLRADLKEATGELKPKKIIKRLKVVESFLESGNRPEWMIMTVIPVIPPELRPLVPLDGGRFATSDLNDLYRRVINRNNRLKRLIELRAPDIIVRNEKRMLQESVDALFDNGRRGRVITGANKRPLKSLSDMLKGKQGRFRQNLLGKRVDFSGRSVIVTGPELKLHQCGLPKKMALELFKPFIYSRLEAKGLSSTVKQAKKLVEKERPEVWDILDEVIREHPVMLNRAPTLHRLGIQAFEPVLIEGKAIQLHPLVCSAFNADFDGDQMAVHVPLSLEAQLEARVLMMSTNNVLSPANGAPIIVPSQDMILGLYYTTLEREGMPGEGMVFGSVEEVEHALGAGAIHLHTKIKARIKQIDAEGNEVMKRFDTTPGRIRLGALLPLNAKAPFDLVNRLLRKKEVQQVIDTVYRYCGQKESVIFCDQIMTMGFREAFRAGISFGKDDMLIPETKWTLVDETREQVKDFEQQYMDGLITQGEKYNKVVDAWSKCNDKVTDAMMGAISAERRNDDGAVMEPNSVYMMAHSGARGSVTQMKQLGGMRGLMAKPNGDIIETPIISNFKEGLTVLEYFNSTHGARKGLSDTALKTANSGYLTRRLVDVAQDCIVRMHDCGTETAITAEAAVNDGEVVSSLAERLLGRVAADDILRPGTDEVLVPAQTVIDERLADIIDEAAVQSARIRSPLTCEAEEGVCAMCYGRDLARGTLVNQGEAVGIIAAQSIGEPGTQLTMRTFHIGGVAQGGQQSFLEASQSGKVVFENAQTLENAAGEIMVMGRNMKLAIVDDNGDERASHKVGYGTKLFVKEGQSILRGDKLFEWDPYTLPIIAEKSGMTKFVDLTSGIAVKDETDDATGMTQKIVIDWRAAPKGNELKPEIILVDADGEPVRNDAGNPVTYPMSVDAILSVEDQTEIKAGDIVARIPREGAKTKDITGGLPRVAELFEARRPKDHAIIAEIDGYVRYGKDYKNKRRISIESSEDPDHKVEYMVPKGKHIPVAEGDFVQKGDYIMDGNPAPHDILAIMGVEALADYMIDEVQDVYRLQGVKINDKHIEVIVRQMLQKWEVQDSGDTTLLKGEHVDKQEFDQACAKALSKGGRPAQGEPILLGITKASLQTRSFISAASFQETTRVLTEASVQGKRDKLVGLKENVIVGRLIPAGTGGATQQMRKVATDRDNVVIEARREEAEAAARLAAPEPTADDVVGGDVFDNVPSDDESRS; via the coding sequence ATGAACCAGGAACTGACAAACAACCCGTTCAACCCCGTCGCGCCGATGAAGACGTTCGACGAAATCAAGGTCTCTCTGGCATCGCCAGAGCGGATCCTGTCGTGGTCGTTCGGTGAAATCAAGAAACCAGAAACCATCAACTACCGGACGTTCAAGCCAGAGCGTGACGGCCTGTTCTGCGCGCGTATCTTTGGCCCGATCAAAGACTACGAATGCCTGTGCGGTAAATATAAACGCATGAAGTATCGCGGGGTTGTCTGCGAGAAATGTGGTGTTGAAGTCACGCTGCAAAAGGTCCGCCGGGAGCGTATGGGCCACATCGAGCTGGCGTCGCCTGTTGCGCACATCTGGTTCCTCAAGTCGCTGCCATCGCGCATCGGCCTGATGCTGGACATGACTCTGCGCGATCTGGAACGTGTTCTTTACTTTGAAAACTACGTTGTGATCGAACCCGGTCTGACGGACCTCACCTATGGTCAGATGATGACCGAGGAAGAGTATATGGACGCGCAGGATGCCTATGGCATGGACGCGTTCACCGCCAATATCGGTGCCGAAGCGATCCGCGAAATGCTGGCCGCCATCGATCTGGAAGCCGAAGCAGACCAGTTGCGTGCCGATCTGAAAGAGGCGACCGGCGAACTGAAGCCCAAGAAGATCATCAAGCGTCTGAAAGTCGTTGAATCCTTCCTCGAGTCCGGCAACCGGCCCGAGTGGATGATCATGACCGTCATTCCCGTGATCCCGCCAGAGCTGCGCCCGCTGGTGCCGCTGGACGGTGGCCGTTTCGCGACGTCGGATCTGAACGACCTGTATCGCCGCGTGATCAACCGGAACAACCGCTTGAAGCGTCTGATTGAACTGCGCGCGCCTGACATCATCGTGCGTAACGAAAAGCGCATGCTGCAAGAATCCGTCGACGCCTTGTTCGACAACGGCCGTCGCGGCCGCGTCATCACCGGCGCAAACAAGCGCCCGCTGAAGTCGCTGTCCGACATGCTGAAAGGTAAGCAAGGTCGCTTCCGTCAGAACCTTTTGGGTAAGCGCGTCGACTTCTCCGGTCGTTCGGTCATTGTGACCGGCCCTGAACTGAAGCTGCACCAGTGCGGCCTGCCCAAGAAGATGGCGCTCGAGCTGTTCAAGCCGTTCATCTATTCGCGTCTTGAAGCCAAAGGTCTGTCTTCCACTGTGAAACAAGCCAAGAAGTTGGTTGAAAAAGAGCGTCCCGAAGTGTGGGACATCCTGGACGAAGTGATCCGCGAACACCCCGTCATGCTGAACCGTGCGCCTACCTTGCACCGTTTGGGCATTCAGGCGTTCGAACCGGTACTGATCGAAGGGAAAGCGATCCAGCTTCACCCGCTGGTCTGTTCCGCCTTTAACGCTGACTTTGACGGCGACCAAATGGCTGTTCACGTGCCGCTTTCGCTGGAAGCACAGCTGGAAGCACGCGTCTTGATGATGTCGACGAACAACGTTCTGTCGCCTGCAAACGGCGCGCCGATCATCGTTCCGTCGCAGGATATGATCTTGGGTCTGTACTACACGACCCTGGAACGCGAAGGCATGCCGGGCGAAGGCATGGTGTTCGGCTCTGTCGAAGAAGTCGAGCACGCGCTTGGTGCCGGTGCGATCCACCTGCACACCAAGATCAAAGCGCGGATCAAGCAGATCGATGCCGAAGGCAACGAAGTGATGAAGCGTTTCGACACCACGCCGGGCCGTATTCGCCTTGGCGCGCTGTTGCCGCTGAACGCTAAAGCGCCGTTCGATCTGGTGAACCGTCTGCTGCGTAAGAAAGAAGTGCAGCAGGTCATCGATACGGTCTACCGCTACTGTGGTCAGAAAGAATCCGTTATCTTCTGTGACCAGATCATGACCATGGGCTTCCGCGAAGCTTTCCGTGCCGGTATTTCCTTCGGTAAGGACGACATGCTGATCCCAGAAACCAAGTGGACCTTGGTGGACGAAACGCGCGAGCAGGTTAAAGACTTTGAACAGCAGTACATGGACGGCCTGATCACTCAGGGTGAAAAGTACAACAAAGTTGTCGATGCCTGGTCCAAGTGTAACGACAAGGTCACCGACGCGATGATGGGGGCCATTTCCGCTGAACGTCGCAATGATGACGGCGCGGTCATGGAGCCGAACTCGGTCTACATGATGGCGCACTCCGGTGCGCGTGGCTCGGTCACACAGATGAAACAGCTGGGCGGGATGCGCGGTCTGATGGCGAAGCCGAACGGCGACATCATCGAGACACCGATTATCTCGAACTTTAAAGAAGGTCTGACCGTTCTGGAGTACTTTAACTCCACCCACGGTGCCCGTAAGGGTCTGTCGGATACCGCTTTGAAAACAGCGAACTCGGGTTACCTGACCCGTCGTCTGGTGGACGTTGCGCAGGACTGTATCGTTCGTATGCATGACTGTGGCACCGAAACCGCGATCACTGCCGAAGCGGCTGTGAATGATGGTGAAGTTGTCTCTTCGCTGGCAGAACGTCTGCTGGGTCGCGTTGCGGCGGATGACATCCTGCGCCCCGGGACCGACGAAGTGTTGGTGCCTGCGCAGACTGTGATCGACGAACGTCTGGCTGACATCATCGACGAAGCGGCTGTTCAATCCGCACGGATCCGCAGCCCGCTGACCTGCGAGGCCGAAGAGGGCGTCTGCGCCATGTGCTATGGTCGTGACCTTGCACGCGGTACGCTGGTGAACCAAGGTGAAGCTGTCGGCATTATCGCTGCTCAGTCGATCGGTGAACCCGGCACGCAGCTGACCATGCGTACATTCCACATTGGTGGTGTTGCGCAGGGTGGCCAGCAGTCCTTCCTCGAGGCATCGCAGTCCGGTAAGGTTGTGTTCGAGAACGCTCAAACCCTTGAGAACGCCGCAGGCGAGATCATGGTAATGGGCCGGAACATGAAGCTTGCCATCGTGGATGATAACGGCGACGAGCGCGCCAGCCACAAGGTTGGCTACGGGACCAAGCTGTTCGTCAAGGAGGGTCAGTCGATCCTGCGCGGCGACAAGCTGTTCGAATGGGACCCCTACACGCTGCCGATCATCGCGGAGAAATCCGGTATGACCAAGTTCGTCGACCTGACGTCGGGGATCGCGGTTAAGGATGAAACCGATGATGCAACCGGTATGACACAGAAGATCGTGATCGACTGGCGTGCAGCACCCAAAGGCAATGAGCTGAAGCCGGAAATCATTCTGGTGGATGCCGATGGCGAGCCGGTCCGCAACGATGCGGGCAACCCGGTGACCTACCCAATGTCCGTTGATGCCATTCTGTCCGTTGAGGACCAGACTGAAATCAAGGCCGGTGACATCGTTGCGCGTATCCCGCGTGAAGGTGCCAAGACCAAGGATATTACCGGTGGTCTGCCACGTGTTGCGGAACTCTTTGAGGCACGTCGCCCCAAAGACCACGCGATCATCGCCGAGATCGACGGGTACGTCCGCTACGGCAAGGACTACAAAAACAAGCGTCGTATCTCGATCGAGTCGTCCGAGGATCCGGATCACAAGGTCGAATACATGGTGCCTAAGGGTAAGCACATTCCCGTTGCGGAAGGTGACTTTGTCCAGAAGGGCGACTACATCATGGACGGCAACCCTGCGCCGCATGACATCCTCGCGATTATGGGTGTCGAAGCGCTGGCTGACTACATGATCGACGAAGTGCAGGATGTTTATCGTCTGCAAGGCGTTAAGATCAACGATAAGCATATCGAAGTGATCGTGCGTCAGATGTTGCAGAAGTGGGAAGTCCAAGACAGCGGTGATACCACCCTGTTGAAAGGCGAACACGTCGACAAGCAAGAGTTCGACCAGGCCTGTGCCAAAGCGCTGTCCAAAGGTGGGCGTCCTGCGCAGGGCGAACCGATCCTGCTGGGGATCACCAAGGCGTCGCTGCAAACCCGCAGCTTCATCTCGGCGGCGTCCTTCCAGGAAACCACACGCGTTCTGACCGAAGCATCGGTTCAGGGTAAGCGCGACAAGCTGGTTGGCCTGAAAGAGAACGTCATCGTGGGCCGTCTGATCCCAGCCGGTACCGGTGGTGCGACGCAGCAGATGCGTAAGGTTGCGACAGATCGTGACAACGTGGTTATCGAAGCCCGTCGCGAAGAAGCCGAAGCCGCAGCACGTCTGGCCGCGCCCGAGCCTACAGCCGACGATGTCGTTGGTGGCGATGTCTTCGACAACGTCCCCAGCGACGACGAAAGCCGCAGCTAA